The Candidatus Polarisedimenticolia bacterium genome includes the window GCACGGAAGGGGGTGGCTACGTCGGCTGGGCCGACTCGGGAGCCACGGTGGTCTGGGGCATGGGAAACACGATCTACCGCCAGCGCCTCGATCGATTGCGCGAAGCGACCCTGAAGAAGGCGCTGGCCGACAAGGCCAAGGAGAAGGCCGCGGAGGACGCCGGGAAGAAGCCGGACGCGGAGAAGGGGGACGGGGACAAGGCGATGGGGGAGAAGGAGGCCGGGTCCGACCTCCCGAAGCCGGAGGCGATTCCGGTCTCGCTGGTCGTGCCGAAGCCGCGGCCCAGGGGGTCGGTCGTCCTGAAGAACGCGCGCGCCGTCACCATGAAGGGGGACGAGGTGATCCAGCGGGCGGACATCGTGGTCCAGGGGAACCGCATCGCGGCGATCGGTCCTGCCGGCTCGATTGCGGTGCCGGCCGGCGCCGCCGTCATCGACCTGGGAGGCAAGACCGTCATACCGGGCCTGGTCGACGTCCACGCCCACCTGCACTACTCCTCGTTCGAGATCTTTCCCGACAAGAAGTGGGAATACGTCACGAACCTGGCCTACGGAGTCACGACGACCCACGACCCTTCGGCGCACAGCCTGGACGTGTTTGCGCAGGCGGAGCTGGTCGAGGCCGGCGAGATGATCGGCCCCCGCATCTACAGCACCGGCGACGTGCTGTACGGCGGGGTGACCGCCTCGGTCTACGCCAAGGTCGACAGCCTGGAGGACGCGTTGCACACCGTCCGCCGGATGAAGACGTACGGGGCGCACTGGCTGAAGGTCTACCAGCAGCCGCGCCGCGAGCAGCGCATCTGGTTCATCGAGGCGGCGCGCCAGGAGGGGATCGGCGCGACCATGGAGGGGGCCGGCGAGCTGCACACGGACCTGACCAACATCCTCGACGGCTACACCGGCCTGGAACATTCACTGCCGGTCCATCTCTACAAGGACGTGGTCACGCTGGTGGCGCGATCCGGAACGAACTATACGCCCACGCTGCTCGTATCCTATGGGGGACCGACCGCGGAGGCCTACTGGTACCAGCACGCCAACCCGCACGACGACGAGAGGCTGCGCCGCTTCACCCCGCATGAGATGCTCGACGGGCTCGGAAGGCGCCGCATCTGGTACCCGGAAGAGGACTTCCATTTTCCGACGGTGGCCAGCGGGGCGGCGCGCATCGCGCGCGCCGGCGGCCGGGTCGCACTCGGCGCGCATGGCCAGCTCCAGGGTCTCGGCGCCCACTGGGAGATGTGGGGCTTCACGATCGGCAACGCCATGACGCCGATGGAGGCACTGCGCACCGCCACGTGGAGCGGCGCCGAGGCGCTCGGGTTCGGCAAGGACCTCGGCTCCCTCGAGGCCGGCAAGCTCGCCGACCTCGTGGTGATCGACGGCGACCCGCTGGCCGACATCCGCCAGTCCCAGAAGGTCCCGTTCACCATGAAGGACGGCGTCCTCTACGACGCCTCCACCATGGATGAGGTCTGGCCGGAGAAGAAGCCGCTCGGCCCTTTCTTCTGGCAGAGGCCCTAGGAGCACATTGATCCTTCGTCGCTTGGGGCTTCTGGCCGCTTGTGTCGTCCTTCTCCTGCACGCGGCTCACTTCCTCAATCTGGCGGACGACGCGTACATTTCCTTCCGGTACGCCGAGAACCTGGCCTCAGGGCGCGGGATGGTATTCAATCCCGGCGAGCGGGTCGAGGGGTACACCGATTTTCTCTGGGTCGTCATCCTGGCTGTCTGCAGGCTGGGAGATGCGCCCGTTCCCATGGCATCCCAGGCCCTCGGGATCGGATTCACCGTCCTCTCGCTTTTCCTGGCGGCAGCGCTGGCGCGACGGTTTTCGGCATGGCAGCCGGGGAATGCCCCAGCCGCGGCTGGTGCCGGCGCGAGCACACCCTGGGTGACCGGACAAACGCGCGGAGGAGGATTCATCGCGGCGCTGCTGCTCGCCGCGAATCCTGCCGTGGCCCGCTGGGCGGTCGGCGGCCTCGAGGCGCCGTTGTTCTCCTTCCTGGCGCTCCTGTCGGTCTGGTGCTACCTGCGCGACGAGTCGACGGACTCGGTACCCTGGCGCTGGCCTGCCACCTGCTTTCTCGCCTCACTGGCGCGGCCGGATGGCGTCCTGCTCCTTCTGGTCGCGCTTCTATTCGGCCTGCGCCGATCGATGTCCCAGGCACTCGGGGTGCGGCGGTCACTCCAAGCGCTCGCAATATTCCTGGCGCTCGGCGGTCCATACTTCCTGTGGCGCCTCTGGTATTTCGGGTCGCTGCTTCCAAACACGTTCTATGCCAAGGTGGTCTACGACGCCAGCGTCCTCCAGCACGGGATCTACTATCTGATCTACTTCCTCTTCGCCTCGGGCGGAGTGGTGATCATCATCGGCGCGCTCCTTGCGCTGGGGCGCGCTCATCCCGGCGTGAAGCTCGCCGCCTTGCAGGCCGCCACCTACACGGGTTTCGTCTTCCTCGTCGGTGGCGACGGGGAGCCCTACAGCCGCTTCCTGGCGCCGGTCGCTGTGCTTCTCGCTCCGGCTGCGGAAGCCGGCTACCGGCGTCTCGACGCGCTCCTGACGTTTCGCGGCCCTATCCGGACCGTTGCGAGTTCCGCCGCCGTGGCGCTCCTGTGTCTCACGGGCGCATCCGGCTCGTTTTTCGGAAAGCACCACGAAGAGTACCTGATAGGTGTCGAAGGGCAGGCGCGGCGCATCGCGATCGGCGAGTGGCTGAATCGGAATGCCCCGCCTGACTCTGTCATCGCCCTCAATCCGGTGGGCGTGATTCCGTATCTCTCGGGGCTCAGGACGATCGATATGCTCGGACTGACCGACGCCCACATCGGAAGAAACGGACGATCGATCGTCAATCGCATGCTGTTCGCGCATAACCGCTACGACCCGGAGTACGTCCTGTCCAGGCGCCCCGATTACCTCATCCCGGGACAGGCCTCGACGTTCGAGGTCATGAAGGACCGGCTGGACCTGCGGAAGCCCGGTCCCTCGACCTTCGATATCGTCGCCCCAGCCTTCGACCGCTATTTCACGTCATTCCCCGGTGACGCCGTGCTGTGGAACCTCCCGGAGTTCCGACGATACTATCTTCCGACGATTGTCGAGACGGAAGGGCGCTTCTTCTACATGTTCGTGCGGGATCGCCGCGTGGAGGAGATCGAAGCCCGTCTCCGGAAAACGGGTGGCAGCGACGCCGAGCGCGCCGAACTGGCGGCCCTGTTGGCGGCCAAGGAGGAGAAGCGCGTCTCCGCCCCGCCGCCACACGGCGACGCACGGGAGGCCGTCATGCAGTTGCTGCAGCAGGCCGAATTGGAACGGTCACGCGGAGATCTGTCTGCGGCCGCCGAGCAGCTGCTGGCCGCGCATGCGCTCGAGCCGGGCGATCCGATCGTCCTCTACAACCTCGGCGCACTGTACGAACAGATGTCGCAGCCGGACGAGGCTCTCGATGCCTACCTGAAGGCACTTGAAGCGCGACCGAATTTCGCCGACGCGTGCAACAATGCGGGGACGATTTACGCCCGCAAGGGCGACTTTGCCGCGGCGCGCCGCTACTGGGAGAGGGCCATCTCGATCGATCCGTCCCACCCGGCGCGCGACAATCTCAGGCGGCTGAACGAGCAGGATGCGCGCGGCACTCCGCGCCACTGACCGGCGATTCGAGAACATGGCTAAAAGGGGCAAAGAGAGGAAACCCCGGGAGTCCAGGTCGGAAACCAGGAGTCCCCGCCTGAGACAGCTGTTGTTCAAGGACCTGCGCCCGGCCGATCTGCCGCGCAATTTCCGCCAGGACCTCAAGCAGCTCTATCGTTTCTATCTCGACGAGGAGCGGCGCGCCCAGCTCGCGGCCATGGGGCGGATCCGCCGCTCCTTCAAGATCGTCGCGTGGCTGCTCAAGAGCCTCCTCGCGAAACTGTCCCCGGGGCGGCGGCTGGCGCTGTTCGCGTCCCTCGTCATGTGCTTCATCGGCAAGTGGCGCTTCGGCCTCCGGGGCGAAATCTTCAGCACCGACCTCCGCCTGTGGGGCTTCCTGATCCTTCTCCTGGTGTTCATGCTGGAGATGATGGACAAGGTCCTGGCGAAGGATGAGATCGAGGTGGCGCGGCAGGTCCAGCTGGCGCTCCTGCCGTCACGGCACCCGCAGCCGGAAGGGCTGTCGCTCTGGTCGTTCATGCGTCCGGCCAATGACGTGGGCGCCGATCTGGTGGACTACATCGATCTGCCGGGTGGCCGGCTCGGGGTCGTCCTGGGGGACGTCGCCGGGAAGGGCCTCGGCGCCGCCCTCCTGACGGCCAAGCTGCAGGCGACGCTGCGGGCGCTCGTCCCCACCTGTCCTTCGCTCAGCGATCTGGGCGCGCAGCTCAACGCCATCATTTTTCGCGACGGCATCGACAATCGCTTCGTCACGCTGTTCTACTTCGAGATCGATCCCGCGAGCGGCCGGATGCGCTATCTC containing:
- a CDS encoding tetratricopeptide repeat protein; this encodes MILRRLGLLAACVVLLLHAAHFLNLADDAYISFRYAENLASGRGMVFNPGERVEGYTDFLWVVILAVCRLGDAPVPMASQALGIGFTVLSLFLAAALARRFSAWQPGNAPAAAGAGASTPWVTGQTRGGGFIAALLLAANPAVARWAVGGLEAPLFSFLALLSVWCYLRDESTDSVPWRWPATCFLASLARPDGVLLLLVALLFGLRRSMSQALGVRRSLQALAIFLALGGPYFLWRLWYFGSLLPNTFYAKVVYDASVLQHGIYYLIYFLFASGGVVIIIGALLALGRAHPGVKLAALQAATYTGFVFLVGGDGEPYSRFLAPVAVLLAPAAEAGYRRLDALLTFRGPIRTVASSAAVALLCLTGASGSFFGKHHEEYLIGVEGQARRIAIGEWLNRNAPPDSVIALNPVGVIPYLSGLRTIDMLGLTDAHIGRNGRSIVNRMLFAHNRYDPEYVLSRRPDYLIPGQASTFEVMKDRLDLRKPGPSTFDIVAPAFDRYFTSFPGDAVLWNLPEFRRYYLPTIVETEGRFFYMFVRDRRVEEIEARLRKTGGSDAERAELAALLAAKEEKRVSAPPPHGDAREAVMQLLQQAELERSRGDLSAAAEQLLAAHALEPGDPIVLYNLGALYEQMSQPDEALDAYLKALEARPNFADACNNAGTIYARKGDFAAARRYWERAISIDPSHPARDNLRRLNEQDARGTPRH
- a CDS encoding PP2C family protein-serine/threonine phosphatase, encoding MFKDLRPADLPRNFRQDLKQLYRFYLDEERRAQLAAMGRIRRSFKIVAWLLKSLLAKLSPGRRLALFASLVMCFIGKWRFGLRGEIFSTDLRLWGFLILLLVFMLEMMDKVLAKDEIEVARQVQLALLPSRHPQPEGLSLWSFMRPANDVGADLVDYIDLPGGRLGVVLGDVAGKGLGAALLTAKLQATLRALVPTCPSLSDLGAQLNAIIFRDGIDNRFVTLFYFEIDPASGRMRYLNAGHNPPFVLRASGIESLPASAIPLGMMEGTAYAESELMLRDGDALVIYSDGLTEARNVGDEEFGADRLRALMPRLRGHSAERGVRVIIDEVNSFLAGERPHDDMSLVVLSRPGEVATTESAAGRPGPVPPPRIIPPPPPG